A stretch of DNA from Parvularcula bermudensis HTCC2503:
CATCCCTATGATTTGCCGCAACTCCTCACGATCGAGGCGGAAGCCACCGACGCCTATGCCGCGTGGGTGAAGGCCGAATGTGCAGCACCGGCCCCATCGGTATGACCAGCGGCCCTACTCGCCCTCCCACACATCCCTGGCCCCTCATTCCTTGCCCTCTCATCCCTGAGATGACTGGGCAAGGCGACTGACAATTTCCGCCGTGTAGTCCACCAGCGGGATGACCCGGGCATAGTTGAGGCGGGTCGGCCCCACGACCCCCACGACCCCCACAATATTACGGTCGGCATCGCGGTAGGGCGCGGTGACCACCGCACTCCCCGAGAGGCTGAACAGAGGATTTTCCGAGCCGATGAAGATACGCACCCCGTCCCCTTCCTTGGCGGCGGTGAGGAGATCGACAATCCCCTGCTGGCGCTCCAATTCCTCGAACAATTGCTGGACCCGGTCGAGATCCTCGGCGGCGTCGGTCAGCAAATTGGCCTGGCCCTTCACGATCAGCTGGGGGCCACCGCCCATGCCGGTCGAGAGGTCGGCCACCCCGCGTTGCACCAATTCGCGGGTGAGATCATCGAGTTCCCCCCGCGCCTCCTCGATCGCCTTGGCGACTTCGGACCGCGCCTCCGCCAGCGTTCGGCCGGACATACTGGCATTGAGGAAATTGGCGGCCTGCACCAATGCATTGGCGGGCAGTCCCGCCGGCAAATGCATCAGCCGATTTTCAACATCCCCCGCCTTGTTCACCAGCACCATCAAGGCGCGATCCGCCTCAAGCGGAACGAAGCTGACCTGCCGGAGGGGCTGGTCGTTGGTGCCGGTCAGGACCAGGCTCGCGGTCTTTGTCAGGCCGGAAAGCTGTACCGCCGCCCGATCGAGCAGAGACCGCGCCTCCCCCTCTCCTCCCGCTTCGGCCTCAAGCGCCCGGCGATCCTCCGGCGAGGGGGCCCCGATTTCCATCAACCCGTCGACAAAAAGACGAAGCCCCTTTTCGGTGGGCAAGCGCCCGGCGGACGCATGGGGCGCTTCAAGCAAGCCCGCCGATGTCAGATCGGACATCACGTTCCGAATTGTCGCGGGCGACAGCCCAAGATCGGGCTCCCGCGACAGGGTTCGCGATCCGACGGGTTGACCCGTTTGTAGATAAGTATCCACAAGGGATTTAAAAATCTGCCGGGATCGGCTGTCTATATCCGCCAGAAAAACCATAGGTTAGACATTCCGATCTCATGAACGGTCTTCAGGGGGAAGAAGCCCGTCATCCTTGTCGATTATCGTCACCCCCCAGCATTGAGAAGGAATTTTATGCGCCCTTCAGGCCGTGCATTCAATGAGATGAGAGATGTCACCTTCGAATTGGGGGTGAATCGCTATGCCGAGGGGTCCTGTCTGGTCCGGTTCGGTAACACCCATGTTCTGTGCACCGCCAGCTTCGAAGAGAACGTGCCCCCATGGCTCAAGAACCAGCGTCGCGGTTGGGTGACGGCTGAATATTCGATGTTGCCCCGGGCGACCCATACCCGTGGCCGACGGGAGCGGGATAAAGGACCCAGTGGCAGGACCCAGGAAATCCAACGGCTGATCGGCCGGTCTCTCCGGGCGGTGGTCGATCTCAACGCCTTGGGCGAGCGCCAGATTCAAGTGGATTGTGACGTTCTTCAGGCCGATGGCGGCACACGAACGGCCTCGATCACCGGGGGCTATGTCGCCCTCAAGCAGGCCATCGATTGGGCGCTGTCCGCGGGGGTCCTGACGACTTCGCCCCTTACCGACAGTGTCGCCGCGATCAGTTGCGGGCTCTATAATCGGGCGCCGGTCGTTGATCTCGATTATGATGAGGACTCCACCGCCCAGGCGGATGCCAATTTCGTCTTTACCGGGACAGGCGGGATCGTCGAAATTCAGGCGACGGCGGAGGGCGACCCCTTTGCCGATGACGAATTTGCAGCCCTTGTCTCCCTCGCCAAAGCCGCTTGCCAAGAGCTGAGCGAGAAGCAGAAGAGTTTGTAGTCCGTGGCCGAAACACTCCCCGACCAGCCCGAGCCGACGGTTGTCTACGGCCCCGACGCAAAGCCCCTGCACCCGGAGACCTCACCTGCCGACCGGGCGATCGCCACTTGGCAGGCCGAAAGCGCCTATTTTGTGCCGTCCAAAGACGAAAAGCATCGTCATATCGTCGATGAGCTGCTGAAGGAGCGAGCGGTCAAGCTTTCGCAATCGACGCTTTGGCCGCTCTATCGCATGGTTTTGAACGCGGTCCTGAATTATCGGATGGCAAAGCGCATGGTCGATACGGCCGGGCGTCTGTCAGCCGAACGGGCCTTTGCCCATGCCTCCGAGACCATCAAGATGAAACTTGATGTTTCGGGCACAGAGCATATCCCGAAGGAAGGCGCCTGCATCCTTGCCGCCAACCATCCCACAGGCATTGCCGATGGCCTTGCCATTCACGACTCGGCGGCCCCCATACGGGACGACACCATCATTTTCGTCAATGGCGACGCGCTGCGCCTCAACCCGCTGATGACGGCGAAGTTAATTCCGGTTGAATGGAATGATGCGCGCAAGACCCGAGCCAAATCGCGAGAGACACTGAAAGCGTCGAATGACGCGTTCCAACAGAGGCGACTGGTCGTTTTGTTTCCCTCAGGGCGTTTGGCGTTCATGGACAGCAAAAAGGTACAGTACGAACGGGTATGGATGAGCTCCGTCGCGGCGATGGCCAAGAGGTATAGCTGCCCCATCGTTCCTGCCCGGATCAAAAGCCGAAATAGCTGGCTTTATTATTGGCTTTCCAATGTCAATGAGGAGCTGCGGGACATGACGCTCTTCCACGAGCTTTTGAACAAAAAGGGGCAGACCTTCCACATTACCTATGCCCCGGTGATTGCCCACACTGAATTGCCGGAAGACAACGAAGAAGCGGCGGCGATCCTCCGCTCTTATGTCCTTGACGGGATCGAAAAGGGCCAAACCTTTGCCGAGTGGCGCGCAGCAGGCGGCACGGCGACCACAGTCCCCATCCCGCCAACAGGCTGATTGTCAGTTCTGGGGCGAGAAACCGTTCGGATATTGACGGGTAAACACCAAAGAGCGTGACGCGCTTGACCCGTCCCCTCGAAAGCTGACCCAGTTCGACCACCCCGAGGCGACATCGGAGAGGATGTCGGCACGCTTGACCACGAGCTCGGCCCCGCCCAAATGATAGACGAAGAGATAATTGCCTTCGATCTCTGTACCGACGGAAATAAGCTGCCCGCTGGTCTTAAGATGCGCCGCCACATAAGATGTGAGAGCATCGCGCGCCGCCGCCGTCTCAAGGGAGGAGGCATTTTCACCCGTCACCATGCTGACGATATGAAGCGCGTCATACGCGTGGTGAGGGTCGTCGCCTCATTCCCGCCAACCATCGCCTTCTCGATCTCAATCATGACTTCAGGCTGACGGTGGGCATGGGCCGCAACGATGGCCAGGGGCGACAGGCCCATGCCAAGAACCACCAGGATGAGCGCTCTTAACCTCGACCGATATCCATACCGCCTCATTCGTCAGCCTCCTCGCGTTGACCGCCTTCCTCCGCCTTGTCGCCCTCGCTCTCGGATGGGCCTTCGGCGGTGGGCTCGGCTTCAGCGTCATTTGGTGGGGCGTCCCCGGCACCGGCCGACAGGGGCACGTCCGGGCCCTGCTCTCCAGCGGTCTCCCCCTTATCGTCTCCCTCAAGCTCGACAAGGGCATCGGCCATCTGGTTCGTTGACGACCGTTGGGAGAGATAAAGCTCTAACCGCGATGTCACTGGCTTTTGCGGGAAGGCATTATTGGTCGGGTCCGCGTCGGCGATCTCGTGATCCACATCGATCTCCACCGAAATAATCGGTGTCTCTGTCAGGAACATTTTCGTCACCCGCTCGGCGTCCCGTCGCCAAATCTCGGCTGGGATCATCATCGTTTCAACATCCCCCCCCTCATAGGTAAGGGTGAGAGGGATCGGCATGACGAGACCGCCGACATTCTCGAAATCGACAAAGGTGACATAGGGTTGCCGCTCCTGTGCCCGTTCAAAGATGGCACGGTCGGCATCGCTCAACTCGTCCAAAAAGCGCTGATAGTCATTGCGCTGTTTATTGGTGGGAACGAATTGGTCGTTTTCCGTATAGAAATCTTCCAATGCTTCGCCACGGCGCTCAAGACGGGTTTCCCGTCCCTCCTCGCGGTTCCGCCGCTGGATCAAGGGCTCAGGCTCCCGCTGCGAGGCTTCGCGGCGTTGATATGACGCTTCCTGGTCGGGGTCCTGGCTCGAGATTGTATATTGCCGCATACCTGTGACGGCTAAATCCACATGGTCGGTTGTGTACCACCAGCCGCGGAAGAACCAGTCGAGATCTACGCCCGACACCTCTTCCATCGTACGGAAAAAATCGGCCGGTGTCGGACGTTTGAACTTCCACCGACGGGCATATTCCCTAAACGCGGGATCGAACAGCTCCCGCCCCAAAACGGTTTCACGAAGAATTGTCAGCCCGGCAGCAGGCTTGGAATAGGCATTCGGCCCGAATTGGAGAATTGAATCCGACTGCGTCATGATCGGCACCTGATTGGCGCTGGTCATATAACTGGTGATATAATCCAGAATATTGGTCTTGCCACGGAACGCCGGATAATTCTCCTCCCACTCGATCTCCGCAACATATTCGAGAAAGGTGTTGAGCCCCTCATCCATCCAGGTCCATTGCCGCTCGTCGGAATTGACCGTCATCGGAAAATAAATATGGCCGATTTCGTGAATGATCACCCCGATCAGGCCGTATTTAATGCCGCGGGTATAGGTCACCTCGCCATTCGGCGCATCCTCCGCGTTCGGCCGATAACCGTTGAAGGTGATCATTGGATATTCCATCCCGCCGCGCTCCCACGCATTGACGGAAATGGCGTAGGGATAGGGATAATTGAAGGAGAAGCGATTATAGACGTCCATTGTATGGACCACCGCTTCCGTGGAATATTGCGACCAGATCGGCTCCGCCTCATTCGGATAGAATGACATTGCCATGACGACGGGATTCTCATCGTCGTCCTGCCGATAGCCCATGGCGTCCCAAATGAATTTCCGGGAGGAAGCAAAGGCAAAATCGCGCACATTCTCCGCCTCAAAGCGCCAGGTCTGACGCTCGCTCGTCCCCTCCTGCTCGTTCTCCTTTGCCTCCTCAGGGGTCACGATCATCACGGGCCGATCGCTTTCCTTCGCCCTGGCAAGGCGCTGACGCTGTTGCGGGGTGAGAACCTCCCCTGGGTTCGTAAGTTCCCCCGTGGCCGTGACGATATGATCCGCAGGCGCGGTAATCGAAACGACATAGTCGCCGAATTCGAGCGTAAACTCGCCACGCCCCAAAAAGGCCTTGTTGTGCCACCCCTCATAATCGGTAAAAGCTGCCATGCGAGGAAACCACTGGGCAAGGAAAAAGATACAATCCTTGTCCTGATTTTCGGGGCGCGCATCGACCGGAAAACATTTGTAGCCCCCGCGCCCGCCAACGACGCTTTCGTCGATAATCTGCTGGTGCCAATCGATGTCGAGTTCAAAGGTCTGACCAGGGGCCAGTGGCGATGGCAGATCCACCCGCATCATCGTATCAACAACCGTATAGGGAAGGTTTTTGCCATTCCGATCCTGCACA
This window harbors:
- the hrcA gene encoding heat-inducible transcriptional repressor HrcA, which gives rise to MVFLADIDSRSRQIFKSLVDTYLQTGQPVGSRTLSREPDLGLSPATIRNVMSDLTSAGLLEAPHASAGRLPTEKGLRLFVDGLMEIGAPSPEDRRALEAEAGGEGEARSLLDRAAVQLSGLTKTASLVLTGTNDQPLRQVSFVPLEADRALMVLVNKAGDVENRLMHLPAGLPANALVQAANFLNASMSGRTLAEARSEVAKAIEEARGELDDLTRELVQRGVADLSTGMGGGPQLIVKGQANLLTDAAEDLDRVQQLFEELERQQGIVDLLTAAKEGDGVRIFIGSENPLFSLSGSAVVTAPYRDADRNIVGVVGVVGPTRLNYARVIPLVDYTAEIVSRLAQSSQG
- the rph gene encoding ribonuclease PH, with translation MRPSGRAFNEMRDVTFELGVNRYAEGSCLVRFGNTHVLCTASFEENVPPWLKNQRRGWVTAEYSMLPRATHTRGRRERDKGPSGRTQEIQRLIGRSLRAVVDLNALGERQIQVDCDVLQADGGTRTASITGGYVALKQAIDWALSAGVLTTSPLTDSVAAISCGLYNRAPVVDLDYDEDSTAQADANFVFTGTGGIVEIQATAEGDPFADDEFAALVSLAKAACQELSEKQKSL
- a CDS encoding lysophospholipid acyltransferase family protein, with product MAETLPDQPEPTVVYGPDAKPLHPETSPADRAIATWQAESAYFVPSKDEKHRHIVDELLKERAVKLSQSTLWPLYRMVLNAVLNYRMAKRMVDTAGRLSAERAFAHASETIKMKLDVSGTEHIPKEGACILAANHPTGIADGLAIHDSAAPIRDDTIIFVNGDALRLNPLMTAKLIPVEWNDARKTRAKSRETLKASNDAFQQRRLVVLFPSGRLAFMDSKKVQYERVWMSSVAAMAKRYSCPIVPARIKSRNSWLYYWLSNVNEELRDMTLFHELLNKKGQTFHITYAPVIAHTELPEDNEEAAAILRSYVLDGIEKGQTFAEWRAAGGTATTVPIPPTG
- a CDS encoding M1 family metallopeptidase, with translation MQGCRLGVVVSALALAGTGVPDGAAAQSFTGIGSGARAFQQLDADKLPTPNVYRAATGEPGPRYWQQRADYVIDVAIDEDKKRLTGAETILYTNNSPHTLRYLWVQLDQNRFADGSLARMSETAATSGSRREAGSAQDRLSYGALARQMALADVDHGFKIEAVQDRNGKNLPYTVVDTMMRVDLPSPLAPGQTFELDIDWHQQIIDESVVGGRGGYKCFPVDARPENQDKDCIFFLAQWFPRMAAFTDYEGWHNKAFLGRGEFTLEFGDYVVSITAPADHIVTATGELTNPGEVLTPQQRQRLARAKESDRPVMIVTPEEAKENEQEGTSERQTWRFEAENVRDFAFASSRKFIWDAMGYRQDDDENPVVMAMSFYPNEAEPIWSQYSTEAVVHTMDVYNRFSFNYPYPYAISVNAWERGGMEYPMITFNGYRPNAEDAPNGEVTYTRGIKYGLIGVIIHEIGHIYFPMTVNSDERQWTWMDEGLNTFLEYVAEIEWEENYPAFRGKTNILDYITSYMTSANQVPIMTQSDSILQFGPNAYSKPAAGLTILRETVLGRELFDPAFREYARRWKFKRPTPADFFRTMEEVSGVDLDWFFRGWWYTTDHVDLAVTGMRQYTISSQDPDQEASYQRREASQREPEPLIQRRNREEGRETRLERRGEALEDFYTENDQFVPTNKQRNDYQRFLDELSDADRAIFERAQERQPYVTFVDFENVGGLVMPIPLTLTYEGGDVETMMIPAEIWRRDAERVTKMFLTETPIISVEIDVDHEIADADPTNNAFPQKPVTSRLELYLSQRSSTNQMADALVELEGDDKGETAGEQGPDVPLSAGAGDAPPNDAEAEPTAEGPSESEGDKAEEGGQREEADE